A region from the Triticum urartu cultivar G1812 chromosome 1, Tu2.1, whole genome shotgun sequence genome encodes:
- the LOC125525361 gene encoding ABC transporter A family member 7-like → MDSSTGSSRGPAGFSTQANALLRKNLCFQKRNLKTNVCITLFPILLCVLLVLLQGAIDREIDKPKYRCGCACVDAAADGTCRRTECGVQYSTLDQVASCPIPTPPRWPALVQLPTPESRAISIASQPFDGLPGQTCRDAGSCPAAFLVTGANRSLAESLSGQLFPALSSPLNFTDYLGALSKIVPGSDTTPEFRQLLEPAFTPGNTLYIVQPQCRSNLSQTVLFNAGIIPLQLNVECIQGLMLWRESESIVNDELFRGYRQQRESGREKANEFAAGYNFLSTNKDSLDISIWFNSTYSNNTAFTEIALLRVPRLVNMASNAYIKFLRGSGVEMLLEYVKDMPKVGTKLKFDLSSLLGALFFTWIVELLFPVVLTYLVYEKQQKLKIMMKMHGLKDGPYWMITYTYFFALSAVYMLLFIIFGSMIGLRFFTANNYSIQIVFYFIYINLQIALAFFAASFFSSVKIATVVGYIYVFGSGLLGAFLLRFFVEDNSFPKGWIVVMEIIPGFSLYRGLYEFGQYAFSGTAMGISGMEWTNLSDPVNGMRTVLIIMVIEWAILLPLAFYLDQVSSLGGGLRKRLLISLKCFKKRAASFRRYSFGRQGSKVVVEMENPDTTQEREVVEQLLLEPSANHAIISDNLTKVYHGKDGNPDKLAVRGLSLALPKGQCFGMLGPNGAGKTSFISMMIGLIPPTSGTAYVHGMDIRTDMNEIYTNMGVCPQHDLLWETLTGREHLLFYGRLKNLKGAELLKATDDSLKSVNLFRGGVGDKQVGKYSGGMKRRLSVAISLIGDPKVVFMDEPSTGLDPASRNNLWSVVKEAKKNRAIILTTHSMEEAEVLCDRLGIFVDGGFQCIGNPKELKARYGGTYVFTMTTSSEHEQEVEQLVRRLSPNANRIYHISGTQKFELPKQEVKIADVFNEVESAKGRFNIHAWGLADTTLEDVFIKVAKGAQAFNV, encoded by the exons ATGGACTCCTCCACCGGCTCCTCGAGGGGCCCCGCCGGCTTCTCCACGCAGGCCAACGCCCTCCTCCGCAAGAACCTCTGCTTCCAG AAGAGGAACCTGAAGACGAACGTGTGCATCACGCTCTTCCCGATCCTCCTCTGCGTCCTGCTCGTGCTGCTGCAGGGCGCCATCGACCGCGAGATCGACAAGCCCAAGTACCGCTGCGGCTGCGCTTGCGTCGACGCGGCCGCCGACGGGACCTGCCGGAGGACCGAGTGCGGCGTCCAGTACTCCACGCTGGACCAGGTCGCCAGCTGCCCGATCCCCACCCCGCCCCGCTGGCCGGCCCTGGTCCAGCTGCCCACCCCCGAGTCCAGAGCCATCAGCATCGCCTCCCAGCCGTTCGACGGTTTGCCCGGCCAGACGTGCCGCGACGCCGGGTCTTGCCCCGCCGCCTTCCTCGTCACCGGAGCCAACCGCTCGCTCGCCGAAA GTCTTTCGGGTCAACTGTTCCCTGCTCTGTCTTCGCCTCTGAATTTCACCGACTATCTGGGTGCGCTCTCCAAGATTGTTCCT GGCTCGGACACGACGCCAGAGTTTAGACAGCTTCTAGAGCCAGCATTTACTCCAGGGAACACTCTGTATATTGTCCAACCTCAGTGTCGCTCCAATTTGTCGCAAACAGTTTTGTTCAATGCTGGGATAATACCGCTTCAACTCA ATGTAGAGTGCATTCAAGGTTTGATGTTATGGCGTGAAAGCGAATCAATTGTCAATGACGAACTATTTAGGGGATATAGACAACAAAGGGAAAGTGGAAGAGAGAAGGCGAATGAATTTGCTGCAG GTTACAACTTCTTGAGCACAAATAAGGATAGCCTTGACATTAGTATTTGGTTCAACTCTACCTATAGCAACAATACTGCGTTTACTGAAATTGCACTACTACGAGTGCCACGCTTGGTTAACATG GCTTCCAACGCATACATCAAATTTCTCAGAGGAAGTGGAGTAGAAATGCTGCTTGAATATGTTAAAGATATGCCTAAAGTAGGAACGAAATTAAAATTTGACCTGTCTTCGCTTCTTGGCGCACTCTTCTTCACCTGGATCGTTGAACTACTCTTTCCA GTTGTACTAACATATCTCGTGTATGAGAAACAACAAAAGCTGAAAATTATGATGAAGATGCATGGTTTGAAGGACGGCCCTTACTGGATGATAACTTACACTTACTTCTTTGCTCTATCAGCTGTCTATATGCTACTATTTATCATTTTTGGCTCCATGATAG GCCTGCGCTTCTTCACAGCAAATAATTACAGCATTCAGATTGTTTTCTACTTCATCTACATAAATCTGCAGATTGCACTCGCATTTTTCGCAGCGTCGTTCTTTTCTTCAGTCAAAATCGCCACAG TGGTTGGTTACATTTATGTATTTGGTTCTGGTTTACTAGGCGCATTTCTTCTGCGTTTTTTTGTTGAGGATAATAGTTTCCCAA AGGGTTGGATAGTAGTCATGGAGATCATCCCTGGATTTTCACTTTACCGAGGGTTATATGAGTTTGGTCAATATGCATTCTCTGGAACTGCAATGGGAATCAGTGGTATGGAGTGGACTAATTTGAGTGACCCGGTCAATGGAATGCGTACTGTATTGATTATCATGGTTATCGAATGGGCAATACTTCTCCCCTTGGCATTTTATCTTGATCAAGTCTCATCATTGGGTGGTGGACTCCGAAAGAGGTTGTTGATCTCCTTGAAATGCTTTAAGAAGCGAGCTGCGTCATTTCGGAGGTATAGCTTCGGGCGGCAAGGATCTAAAGTTGTAGTCGAAATGGAGAACCCTGACACTACTCAAGAA AGAGAGGTAGTTGAGCAGCTTCTGCTGGAACCCAGTGCAAACCATGCTATTATATCTGATAACCTAACGAAGGTTTACCATGGAAAGGATGGGAATCCTGACAAGCTTGCAGTTCGTGGGTTGTCTCTTGCCCTCCCAAAAGGCCAATGTTTTGGAATGCTTGGCCCGAATGGGGCAGGGAAAACATCCTTCATCAGTATG ATGATTGGGCTTATTCCACCTACATCTGGCACTGCTTATGTCCATGGAATGGACATACGGACTGATATGAATGAAATATACACAAATATGGGTGTCTGCCCACAACACGA CTTGCTTTGGGAAACATTGACGGGAAGAGAGCATCTATTGTTTTATGGAAGATTAAAAAATCTTAAAGGCGCTGAATTACTGAAG GCAACTGATGACTCTCTGAAGAGTGTTAACCTATTCCGTGGCGGTGTCGGGGATAAGCAAGTGGGGAAGTACAGTGGAGGCATGAAACGGCGGCTTAGTGTCGCAATCTCCTTAATTGGAGACCCCAAA GTTGTTTTCATGGACGAGCCAAGCACTGGACTAGATCCAGCGTCAAGAAATAACCTGTGGAGTGTTGTGAAAGAAGCAAAGAAAAACCGTGCCATTATTCTTACAA CGCATTCAATGGAAGAGGCAGAGGTACTATGTGATAGACTGGGTATTTTTGTTGATGGTGGTTTCCAGTGCATTGGAAATCCGAAAGAG CTCAAAGCAAGATACGGGGGCACCTACGTGTTCACAATGACAACATCTTCAGAACATGAGCAGGAGGTTGAACAGCTGGTTCGCCGTTTGTCGCCAAATGCAAACAGGATATATCACATATCTGGAACACAGAAATTTGAGCTGCCAAAGCAGGAGGTGAAGATAGCAGACGTTTTCAATGAAGTTGAGAGTGCAAAGGGCCGTTTTAACATACACGCTTGGGGCCTCGCTGACACCACCTTGGAGGATGTCTTCATCAAGGTTGCCAAGGGAGCACAAGCTTTCAACGTGTAA